From the Bradyrhizobium ontarionense genome, the window TGACATGCGGGCATGGGCCGACAGCATCTGCCCGAAATTCAAGAGATCCCTCATCGTCGTTCCCTCCGGCAGCCGGGTTTACGACGCCGACTGGCGCACGCCTCCAGCGGAGCGCGATGACGGTCGGCGACGGACTAGTTGGTAGCCTTCGTGATCCGAACCAGTGTCTGGTCGACGAAGCTCTTGGCGTCTTGATCCGGCTTGCGGAACAGCTCGCGCTCGACCGTCAGGGTCCGGCCCGGAACGGCCTTGCTGCAGACCTCGCGAAGGAATACGCCGCCGACCGGCTGCTCGCCCGCCGTCGGCTGCAATTCCTTGCAATCCCAGCCTTCAGCGCCGTAGCGCGACTTCACCTGATTGCCGAGCAGGAAGGCCTTCTTGCGAATGTAAAGCCGCGCCTTCGGATCGGTCTCGATGGTCAGGCCGGTGACGGTGCCCTTGTCGTCGACCAGAGCGGTCAGCAGCACCGGATGACCGGCGACCTTGGTGCCGTCCTGGCTGGTCTCCGGATCGAAGTCGAAGCGCACGGCGCGCATCGCCTGCGCGTCGGCCGGACAGTCGCGCCAGCCCGACCAGGCGCTGAGCTTGCGCTCCGGATCCTTGGCGCAGGTCAGATTGACATAGCCGGCATCGGGCAGATCGCCGACCGGCATGCCGACGGTGATGTCACGCAGATCATATGCCGGCACGGCCTGGGCCGAGGCCGCATGTACTACGAACGGCAGAAGCAACGCGGTGAAGATCGCGGCGCAGGTTGATCGTCTCATTTCGATGGCTCGCTTGCTGGCTTGGCGTCGCCCGCCTTGTAGATGTCGCAGACGCGCGAGGTGTTGCCGAAGAAGGCGGTGCACTCGTCGTAGTTCGGCTCGCCCCGGCCCTTGATGTGAGCGAGCACGTAGTCCGCGACCGCCTCGATGTCGTTGGGTCGAAGAAACGTGCCGCCCTCGGGCGGCATGCGCTCGCCGACGTCCTGGCGGCTCATGTCGTAGCACTTGGCGGTGTCGTACGAGCCGCGCGCGAAATAGGGCATGCCCGTCCCGGGCCGGCCGCAGGTCACGGTCTCGATGATGTGCTCGCGCGTGAGCTGGGTCTTGCGCAGCGACAGCGCGTCGCCGCCGTAACCCCCACCGCCATTGCCGTGCCATTTGTGGCAGCCGACGCAGTTCGCGCGCTTGAACACCGCCTTGCCGGCCTCGGTCGGATCCGCTGGCGCCGCCGACTGCGCCGACGCGAGCGAAACCGGAATGAGAACGAAGGCCAACGCCGCGGCAGACGTGATCGCACTGAGTTTCATGTGATGTTCTTGTGAAACGTGACAACGGGAGGAGCGGAGGCGATGCCTCCGCTCCTTGTCGGGATCACAGCGAGAAGACGTAGAGCATCGAGCCGGGCTGGATCTTCTTCAGCTCGGGCGTAGCCTCGATGAACCACTTGTCCCAGGCGCCGCCGAGACCGACCAGGATCGCGACATATTGCTTGCCGTCGACCGAGAACGTCACAGGAGGCGCGTTGACTCCGCCACCGGTGTTGAACTCCCACAGCTTCTGCAGCGTCTTGCCGTCGAGCGCCATCACCTCGCCCGAGGGCTGACCGGAGAAGACGAGATCGGGCGTGGCCAGCATGCCGCCGAGATTCGGGAACGGCGTCTCCATCTTGCCGGCGATCTTACCGGTGGTGACGTCGATCGCGGTTACGCTCCCGGTGATCTTGAACGGCTGGCTCGGTCCGCCGCCGGTCCAGAACTCGCGAGCCTTCAGCTTGTCCTTGGTCGATTCCTCGACGGTGATGCGGTTGCAGCTCTCGATGACCGGAATGTACCAGAGCTTCAGGTCCGGATTGTAGGCCGTCGGAGGCCAGTTCTTGCCGCCCATGTTGCCGGGGCAGATGTCCGCGACCTTGTTGTCGCGGCTTGGCGTGACCGCGGCGTTGTAGCGCTGCACCGGATTCTTCGGATCGTACTCGATCGGCTTGCCCGTTTCGGCGTCGAGCCCCTTGGTCCAGGTGACCTTCTTGACGAAGGGCAGACCCCAGATGAACTTGCCGGTGGTGCGGTCGATCGCATAGGCGAAGCCGTTGCGGTCGGCTTCGAGCGCGAGCTTCAAGGTCGATCCGTTCGGCGCGGGAACGTCGACCAGCACGTTTTCAGCCACGCTGTCGTAGTCGTAGGGGTCGTTGGGCGTGTGCTGGTAGTGCCACTTGATCTTGCCGGTCGAAGCGTCGAGCGCCAGCGAGCTGTCGGTGTAGTGGTTGTCGCCCGGGCGGTAGGCATTGTCCCAGTCCGGACCGGGATTGCCGACGCCCCAGATGATGGTGTCGGTGGCCGGATCGTAGGTCCCCGTCACCCAGGTCGAACCGCCGCCGGCCGCTGCCGCGTCGTTGCTGTCCTTCCAGGTCTCGCTGCCGGGCTCGCCCTTGGCCGGAATGGTGTGGGTGCGCCAGACTTCCTTCTGCGTCGACAGATCGGTCGCGGCGACCCAGCCGCGGATGCCGTATTCGGCGCCGGCGACGCCGGAGACCGCCATGTTCTTCACGATCAGCGGTGCGCCGGTGATGACCTCGCCCTTGTCGGGATCGGCGACCTGGCGCTGCCATGCGACCTGTCCGGTCTCCTTGTTGGTCGCAATCAGGCGCCCATCAAGCGTATGGGAGATGACGAGATTGCCCCACAGCGCAACACCGCGATTGTCGACGCCGCAGCAGGCGACGGCGCCGGCCCAGTCGTGATCCGTCTTCGGATCCATCTTCCAGACCAGCGTTCCCTTGCCGCCGCGCGCATCGATCTTGTAGACCGAGCCCCAGCCGTCGGTCACGTAGATCATGCCGTTCTCGACGATCGGGGTGCCTTCGAGGCCGCCATGGCTCCAGATGCCGCCCCCCTCGACGCCGCCGAGATGCATCGTCCAGGCGACCTTCAAGTTCTTGACGTTGTCCTTGTTGATGTCCTTCAGCGTCGAGAAGCGCGTGCCCGAGTAGTTCTTGTGATGATGCAGCCAGTTGCCGGCTTCCTTGTCCGCATTCAGCAGACGATCCGCCGTCATCTCGTCCGCGGCCTGCGCCGGAGATACAAGGTGGAAACAGGCGAAGGCCGCGCTGGCCAGCAGCACCGCCCGTAACGTGGACCTGACGTGATTCCTCATCGTTTCCTTCTCCCACTATGATTTTATGTGTGTTTGTTGGACACCGCCTCGCCGCTCGCGGCGAAGGGGCAGCAGGCGACAAGCAAGCTCAAGGCGATTTACGTATCTCGACCTCCGTTTCGATGGATCCTGCCTTCTGGAAGACGATCGTGCAGCTGAAGCGCTTGCCGGGTTCGAGCGGTTCGCGTGTCTGCAGCAGCATCACGTGATAGGCGGTCGGCTGCAGCACCAGGGTGCTGCCGGCAGGAATCGGAATCGACGGGATGGAACGCATCGCGGGCGCGCCTTCGCCGCGATCGACGGTATGTCGTTCGGAGAAATTGGCGACCGGGCAACGGACGCGCATCAGCGCTTCGGGCGCAGTGGTGTCGTTCCTGATCGTGACCAGCAACGGGATATCGCGGCCCACCTCGGGCGTTGCAGGCACCCAGGCTTCGGAGAGCGTGAGCCCTTCCCCCGAAGCTGCGAGACTCCGCGCGGTGGGCAAGATCAGGGCAGCCAGCGCCACCAGGAGCCCGCTCGCCGCGATCTTCCGGCAGGCATCACGTCGTCGCGCGACCGCCTCGCTGACGATCCTCGGCGGCGAGGCCGGTCCTCGCCAACGATCAGTTGAATTTCCCCCGGTTTGCACGCTACCCTCCGAGGGCGCGGACCAAATCTGATCGCGCTCCAGACGAGCCGGATGTTCCGACAACGGGAGTCCTCCCTGTGGCGCCGTTTTTTAACTTGGTTTAATGAGCGCCTTTTTTTGAATTCGTACTCTGAATTCGAATTCGTCGCAAATGGATTTTTGCTCTTGACGTGCTAATGTCCGCCAAAATTTGATGTCCCATGCGAATCGTGACCTCTGCCCCCTCCCTCGTCGACCAGGTTGTCGAAGCGATCACTGACGAGATCGTCAGCGGCGTGCTCACGTCCGGCTCGCGGCTGATCCAGGATGACCTGGCACAGGCCTATGGCGTGTCGCGCCAGCCCGTTCAGCAGGCGATGATGCTGTTGCGCGGGTGCGGGCTGGTGCAGAGCGCGCCGGGCCGCGGCCTGATCGTGGCGCCGCTCGACCCGGGCTTCGTCCGGGATCTCTATGAGATGCGCGCCGTCCTCGAAGGGCTGGCGGCGCGGCTCGCGGCCGAACGCGCGAACCATCGGGCCGCGCTCGAGGGTCCGGCCTACATCGCTGCCGGCTACGAGGCGGTCAGAAGCGGGCTCGTGAACCGCAAGATCGAGACGGACATCGCCTTCCACCACTTCCTGAGCAACCTGTCCGGCAACACGCTGATCAGCGAGACGATGGCGCCGCATTGGCCCTGCCTGAAGCGCGTCATGTCCGACGTGCTGCAGAAGGAGGAAGGCATGTCCCAGACGGTCTGGGACGAACACAAGGACATTCTCGCCGCCGTGATCGAAGGCCGCGCCGCCGACGCCGAAGCGCTGAGCCGCGAACACATCTCGCGCGCGGCAAGCGTCTTCATCCGTCACCTCGAAGCGCAGCTGGACAGGCGGCCGAAGCTGCGGCGAACGCTCTCGGCGAGAAAACTCTCGCCATGAGCAAGATGGATACGAGGCCGGTGGCGCCGCTCAAGACACAGCCCAACCTGACGGAACGCGTCTACCAGCGCATTCTCTCCGACATCGTCGGCGGCGAGCTGCCGGAATCGGCGCGCCTGATCCAGGATGACCTGGCGCACGACCTCGGCGTGTCGCGCCAGCCGGTGCAGCAGGCGCTGCTGCTGTTGCGCAATCAGGGCTTCGTGCGCGATGCACCGGGACGTGGCCTCGAAGTCGCGCCGATCGACACCGACTTCATCCGCAATCTCTACGAGATCCGTGCCGTCGCCGAAGGGCTCGCCTGCGGGCTCGCTGCAACGCGCGGCGCCGAGCGCGCAGCCCACGAAGGCCCGAAGCTGATCGAGGAAGGCCGTCGCGCCGAGCGCGAACATTCGGTCGAGAAGCTGATCGAGGCCGATGTCAAATTCCACGAATTCCTCTACGAGATCTCCGGCAACTCCGTGATCCAGGACACGACCCAGCCGCATTGGCTGCATCTGCGACGCCTGATGGGCGAGGTGCTGATGCGCGACGAGACGCCGCGGCGGATCTGGGATCAGCACGAAGAGATTCTGCAAGCCGTGATCGCGGGCGACGCGCAGAGGGCCGAGCTGCTTGCCCGGCAGCACATCACCCGGACGGCCGGCGTGCTGCTTGCGCGCATGACGAAGCAGCGCGAGCGTAGCGCCGTTCCGGCCCAGACCTGACGGACGGCGGCTTCTTGTCAGCCGGCGCTCACGCGGCCGGAAGGGCGAACGCGAAGGTGGCGCCTCCCTGCGGCTCGTTGGTCGCGGAGAGTTCGCCGCCATGCTCGCGGACGATGCCGTAGCTGATCCATAGTCCGAGTCCGGTCCCCTCGCCGACGCGCTTGGTCGTGAAGAACGGCTCGAAGATGTGGCTCAGATGATCCTTGTCGATGCCCGGACCGTTGTCGGTGATCCTGAACGCGATCTCGCCGCCCTGGCGCGCCGCCCCGACCAGGAGGCGCGGCAGCTCGGTCACGCGCATCGCATCGATCGCGTTTTCGACCAGGTTGACGATCACCTGGTGCAGCTGGCCTTCATTGCCCGAGATCCACAGGTCAGGCTCGACCTCGATCTGAATGTCCACACGATGCTGCTTGGTCCGCCCCGCCCACAGCACTGCGGTGTTGATCAGCCGCTCGATGTTGACGCGTTCGACTTCGCCGAGCTTGGAGAACGACAGGCGGCGGAGGTTCTTGACGATCTCGCTGATCCGCACCGCGCCTTCCAAGGTGCCTTCGATCAGCGGGCCAAAATCGTCCAGGATGGCATCGATCCGGAGATCCGAACGCAGCGCGGCGATGTCATCGCCGACCGGCTGCTCATGGATCGCGTCGAGATAGCCGACCAGCGACGTCCGATAGCGCATCAGGGTGTGGACGTTGCCGTAGACGAAGCTGATCGGATTGTTCAGCTCGTGGGCGACGCCGGCGACGAGGCGGCCGAGGCTCGCCATCTTCTCCTGCTCGACCAGCTGCCGCTGCGCGCGCTGTAGCTCGCGGTGCGCCTTGTGCAGCGCCTCATAGGCGCGGCGGAGCTCACCGATCGGCCTGCCGGTCAGCACCACGCCGATGAAGCGGCCGCGATGGTCATGCCGCGGCGAGCTGTTGATCGCGAACAGGTCCGAGCTGCCGCCGGTGGCGCGGAATCGCAGCTCGCCATCCACCACTTCGGTTCCACTGCGTGGCGCGAGCAGCGGCGGCAGCTTGGTCCTGTGATCGAAGTCGATCATGTCGGCGATATTGCGCCCCGCGATCTCCGCCAAGGCCAGGCCCGACGTCTGCTGGAACGCGGAGTTGGCCTGCTGCACCGTGCCCCTGGCGTCGCAGACGACGAGAATGTCGGAGACGGACTCGATGACATTGGTGACGAAGGCCTGCGCCTCCTCGAGCTCGGCATTCTTGCTTTCGAGATCGACCTCATAGCGAAGCAGGTCCGAATAGACCTCGTCCATCTTGCGGATCACTTCGATCCAGACACCCTCGCGCTCGCTGTCGAATTCGAGCGTACTGCTGCTTGCGATGAGCTTCAGAAGCGTATCAGCTCCGGACGGTTCAGGAGAGTGAGTGGCCTTTGCCATTTTTTCTCAAATCATATCTGGACAATTTGTTTCGCAGGCCGACCCTCGACAGGCCGAGCTCGCTCGCGACACGGCTGATGTTGCCGTCGTATTTCTCGAGGCAGCCGACGATGACGCTCTTTTCGAGGTCCTCGACCCTGTCCTTCAAGCTGCCGGAACCGTTCAGCTTGCCATTGCCGACCGCGGGTGCGGCGCGGCGGCCGTTGCGGCGGGCTGCGAAGGGCGGGCAGCGCAACTCATCGGCATCGGCCAGCACGGCCATGCGCTGGATCTCGTTCTGCAGTTCGCGGACATTACCAGGCCAGTGATATCTGGAAAACTCCTCAATCGCCGGCGGCGCGAAGCGCAGATGCGGCCGGTTGAACGACGTCTTCACGGCCGACAGCACGCCTTCGGCGATCAACGGAATGTCCATCGGGCGCTCGCGCAGCGACGGCATGTGCACCGGGAACGCGGCGAGCCTGTAGTAGAGGTCACGACGGAAGCGGCCGGCCTCGACCTCGGCTTCGAGATCCCGGTTGGT encodes:
- a CDS encoding c-type cytochrome produces the protein MAFVLIPVSLASAQSAAPADPTEAGKAVFKRANCVGCHKWHGNGGGGYGGDALSLRKTQLTREHIIETVTCGRPGTGMPYFARGSYDTAKCYDMSRQDVGERMPPEGGTFLRPNDIEAVADYVLAHIKGRGEPNYDECTAFFGNTSRVCDIYKAGDAKPASEPSK
- a CDS encoding GntR family transcriptional regulator, with protein sequence MRIVTSAPSLVDQVVEAITDEIVSGVLTSGSRLIQDDLAQAYGVSRQPVQQAMMLLRGCGLVQSAPGRGLIVAPLDPGFVRDLYEMRAVLEGLAARLAAERANHRAALEGPAYIAAGYEAVRSGLVNRKIETDIAFHHFLSNLSGNTLISETMAPHWPCLKRVMSDVLQKEEGMSQTVWDEHKDILAAVIEGRAADAEALSREHISRAASVFIRHLEAQLDRRPKLRRTLSARKLSP
- a CDS encoding copper chaperone PCu(A)C is translated as MSEHPARLERDQIWSAPSEGSVQTGGNSTDRWRGPASPPRIVSEAVARRRDACRKIAASGLLVALAALILPTARSLAASGEGLTLSEAWVPATPEVGRDIPLLVTIRNDTTAPEALMRVRCPVANFSERHTVDRGEGAPAMRSIPSIPIPAGSTLVLQPTAYHVMLLQTREPLEPGKRFSCTIVFQKAGSIETEVEIRKSP
- a CDS encoding sensor histidine kinase, which translates into the protein MAKATHSPEPSGADTLLKLIASSSTLEFDSEREGVWIEVIRKMDEVYSDLLRYEVDLESKNAELEEAQAFVTNVIESVSDILVVCDARGTVQQANSAFQQTSGLALAEIAGRNIADMIDFDHRTKLPPLLAPRSGTEVVDGELRFRATGGSSDLFAINSSPRHDHRGRFIGVVLTGRPIGELRRAYEALHKAHRELQRAQRQLVEQEKMASLGRLVAGVAHELNNPISFVYGNVHTLMRYRTSLVGYLDAIHEQPVGDDIAALRSDLRIDAILDDFGPLIEGTLEGAVRISEIVKNLRRLSFSKLGEVERVNIERLINTAVLWAGRTKQHRVDIQIEVEPDLWISGNEGQLHQVIVNLVENAIDAMRVTELPRLLVGAARQGGEIAFRITDNGPGIDKDHLSHIFEPFFTTKRVGEGTGLGLWISYGIVREHGGELSATNEPQGGATFAFALPAA
- a CDS encoding PQQ-dependent dehydrogenase, methanol/ethanol family, whose translation is MRNHVRSTLRAVLLASAAFACFHLVSPAQAADEMTADRLLNADKEAGNWLHHHKNYSGTRFSTLKDINKDNVKNLKVAWTMHLGGVEGGGIWSHGGLEGTPIVENGMIYVTDGWGSVYKIDARGGKGTLVWKMDPKTDHDWAGAVACCGVDNRGVALWGNLVISHTLDGRLIATNKETGQVAWQRQVADPDKGEVITGAPLIVKNMAVSGVAGAEYGIRGWVAATDLSTQKEVWRTHTIPAKGEPGSETWKDSNDAAAAGGGSTWVTGTYDPATDTIIWGVGNPGPDWDNAYRPGDNHYTDSSLALDASTGKIKWHYQHTPNDPYDYDSVAENVLVDVPAPNGSTLKLALEADRNGFAYAIDRTTGKFIWGLPFVKKVTWTKGLDAETGKPIEYDPKNPVQRYNAAVTPSRDNKVADICPGNMGGKNWPPTAYNPDLKLWYIPVIESCNRITVEESTKDKLKAREFWTGGGPSQPFKITGSVTAIDVTTGKIAGKMETPFPNLGGMLATPDLVFSGQPSGEVMALDGKTLQKLWEFNTGGGVNAPPVTFSVDGKQYVAILVGLGGAWDKWFIEATPELKKIQPGSMLYVFSL
- a CDS encoding GntR family transcriptional regulator, which gives rise to MAPLKTQPNLTERVYQRILSDIVGGELPESARLIQDDLAHDLGVSRQPVQQALLLLRNQGFVRDAPGRGLEVAPIDTDFIRNLYEIRAVAEGLACGLAATRGAERAAHEGPKLIEEGRRAEREHSVEKLIEADVKFHEFLYEISGNSVIQDTTQPHWLHLRRLMGEVLMRDETPRRIWDQHEEILQAVIAGDAQRAELLARQHITRTAGVLLARMTKQRERSAVPAQT